In a single window of the Arthrobacter sp. StoSoilA2 genome:
- a CDS encoding DUF3180 domain-containing protein, whose product MKPMRPAVLVIIAIIAAAIGWLATAATNRFSMPTPVLPVSALVTMGVIAVLTLIMGIRVLRWRNGKKKNLLNPILAARTLILAQACAYAGTLLLGWHAGISFDLLRIGTLRSGEGILWNAVLMGGGGVVMVVVGLVVERFCRIPPEDLEGGTPGPETRRGEAKGEGEYAYRGD is encoded by the coding sequence GTGAAGCCCATGCGCCCCGCGGTCCTGGTCATCATCGCCATCATCGCTGCCGCCATCGGTTGGCTGGCCACGGCGGCAACGAACCGCTTCAGCATGCCCACTCCCGTGCTTCCGGTCTCCGCACTGGTCACCATGGGCGTCATCGCCGTGCTCACCCTGATCATGGGAATCCGGGTGCTGCGGTGGCGCAACGGCAAGAAGAAGAACCTGCTCAACCCGATCCTGGCTGCCAGGACACTGATTCTTGCCCAGGCCTGCGCATATGCAGGGACGCTCCTTCTGGGCTGGCATGCTGGCATCTCCTTTGACCTTCTGCGAATCGGAACCTTGCGCAGTGGTGAAGGCATCCTGTGGAACGCCGTCCTGATGGGCGGTGGTGGCGTGGTGATGGTCGTCGTCGGCCTGGTGGTGGAGAGGTTCTGCCGGATCCCACCCGAAGACCTCGAAGGTGGCACTCCTGGACCGGAAACCCGCCGCGGGGAAGCAAAAGGCGAAGGCGAGTATGCATACCGAGGCGATTGA
- a CDS encoding PH domain-containing protein: MHTEAIDPPGVQWLRVSPKYVTVRLVEWAIGNLVMVAILSLPLVFVQLGWWRWPPLWLAITVPAVMLVLALWRLVLIPRQVRAIGYAERDDDLLIRRGIFFQRTMVVPYGRMQYVDVSVGPVERGLGLCTLKLHTASAGTSAYLPGLPAGEGARLREQLSARGEARLAGL, encoded by the coding sequence ATGCATACCGAGGCGATTGACCCTCCCGGCGTCCAGTGGCTGCGGGTCTCCCCGAAGTACGTCACGGTCCGCTTGGTGGAATGGGCCATCGGAAACCTGGTGATGGTGGCCATCCTCAGCCTTCCCCTCGTGTTTGTGCAGCTGGGGTGGTGGCGTTGGCCTCCGCTGTGGCTCGCCATCACGGTACCTGCGGTGATGCTCGTCCTGGCGTTGTGGCGGCTCGTGCTGATTCCGCGCCAGGTCCGCGCAATCGGCTATGCGGAGCGCGATGACGATCTCCTCATCCGCCGCGGCATCTTTTTCCAGCGCACCATGGTGGTCCCGTATGGGCGCATGCAGTACGTGGATGTGTCTGTCGGTCCGGTGGAACGTGGACTGGGACTCTGTACTTTGAAGCTCCACACGGCGTCCGCCGGTACCAGCGCATACCTGCCCGGGCTTCCTGCCGGGGAAGGCGCACGGCTGCGTGAACAGCTCTCGGCACGTGGAGAAGCCAGGCTGGCCGGGCTGTGA